In one Carettochelys insculpta isolate YL-2023 chromosome 6, ASM3395843v1, whole genome shotgun sequence genomic region, the following are encoded:
- the LOC142015154 gene encoding mas-related G-protein coupled receptor member H-like, translating to MWISLAVTVRQRDSEADLPQPVSCEYLGQAAGCWKKVCARGEQESPAFPSRGSMMADASSMYTSETQSPSLQEENNRNLCPTDTTTVIIDSITVLLCLFGLVGNGFVFWFLSFHIKRNVFTVYILNLAAADFGFLLCLPGFLIAINVRECFFPQGHNLIYLLQLLSLLMYSSSLYLLTAISTERCVSVLFPIWHRCHRPKHLSAIVCALLWALSCLLSGIVCSLCFVHGNGSCEEKFLPMYGLNFLIFAPIMTLSSLILFIKLRSSFHRRQQGKLYVVILLTVLFFLIFAIPLSVQYFLDFIQHSLSNELSYLLASINSSINPVIYFLVGSYRQQRYRGCFKAALRVIFEEKTDSREDGESSRQYTVKMSI from the exons ATGTGGATATCCCTG GCAGTGACTGTGAGACAGAGAGATTCTGAAGCAGACCTGCCCCAGCCTGTTTCCTGTGAATACTTGGGTCAAGCAGCTGGATGCTGGAAGAAG GTGTGTGCAAGAGGCGAACAGGAAAGTCCAGCATTCCCCAGCAGAGGTTCCATGATGGCTGATGCAAGTTCAATGTACACATCTGAGACTCAGAGCCCCTCGCTGCAAGAGGAAAACAACAGGAATCTCTGCCCAACTGATACAACAACAGTGATCATCGACAGCATCACTGTGCTCCTCTGCCTCTTTGGGCTGGTGGGGAATGGGTTTGTCTTCTGGTTCCTCAGCTTCCACATCAAGAGGAACGTCTTCACTGTCTACATCCTCAACCTGGCTGCGGCTGACTTCGGTTTCCTCCTCTGCTTGCCTGGTTTTCTTATAGCCATTAATGTCAGAGAGTGTTTTTTTCCACAGGGACATAACTTGATCTACTTGTTGCAGCTGCTGTCCCTGCTCATGTATAGCAGCAGCCTTTATCTCCTGACGGCCATCAGCACCGAGCGGTGTGTGTCTGTTCTTTTCCCCATCTGGCACCGATGCCACCGCCCAAAGCACCTGTCTGCCATTGtctgtgccctgctctgggcaCTCTCCTGCCTGCTGTCTGGGATAGTGTGTTCTTTGTGTTTTGTACATGGAAATGGAAGTTGTGAGGAGAAATTCCTACCCATGTATGGCCTGAATTTCCTCATTTTTGCTCCCATTATGACTCTGTCCAGTCTGATCCTGTTCATCAAGCTCCGAAGTAGTTTCCATCGACGTCAGCAAGGAAAGCTCTACGTCGTTATCCTGCTCACCGTCCTCTTTTTCCTCATCTTTGCGATTCCCCTCAGTGTGCAGTACTTCCTTGACTTTATTCAGCACAGTCTGTCTAATGAGCTATCCTATCTGCTGGCCTCTATAAACAGCAGCATCAACCCAGTTATTTACTTTCTAGTCGGGAGCTACAGGCAGCAACGATACAGAGGCTGCTTCAAAGCCGCACTCCGTGTAATCTTTGAAGAGAAGACGGATTCCAGAGAGGATGGGGAAAGCTCCAGACAATACACAGTGAAGATGTCCATTTAA
- the LOC142015152 gene encoding mas-related G-protein coupled receptor member H-like, with product MTELRTTFCPSAETSLGNRIEYNGTDFKTDHLTPIIIGITLLFCIFGLVGNGIVFWFLGFHIRRNPFTIYVLNLAAADFGCLLCLATFFTIYSIGSLFYFSSELFFSQRAFNIMVLFLYSTSLYLLTAISTERCVSVLFPIWHRCHRPKRLSAIVCALLWALSCLLTGLACNDCVLNSYERCNMMLTPLSVTNFLIFPPIMFVSSLTLFIKVRCSSQRRQPGKLYIVILLTVLFFLFFAVPLSIVTFLQNLGNLFKIIIISFMLASINSSINPAIYFLVGSYRNQQLRGSIKHTLQRVFEDKADSREDRTSVTAT from the coding sequence ATGACTGAGCTCAGAACAACATTCTGCCCTTCAGCAGAGACCAGCCTGGGGAACAGAATTGAATATAATGGGACTGACTTCAAAACAGACCATTTAACTCCCATAATTATTGGTATCACTCTGCTTTTCTGCATCTTCGGTCTGGTGGGAAATGGGATCGTGTTCTGGTTTCTTGGTTTCCACATTAGGAGGAACCCGTTCACCATCTACGTACtcaacctggctgctgctgactttGGCTGCCTCCTCTGCTTGGCAACTTTCTTCACAATTTATAGTATCggcagtttattttattttagttcagAATTATTTTTCTCACAAAGAGCTTTTAACATTATGGTTCTGTTCCTGTACAGCACTAGCTTGTACCTCCTGACAGCCATCAGCACCGAGCGGTGTGTGTCTGTCCTTTTTCCCATCTGGCACCGATGCCACCGCCCAAAGCGCTTGTCTGCCATTGTCTGTGCCTTGCTCTGGGCTCTCTCCTGCCTGCTCACTGGACTGGCCTGTAATGATTGTGTTTTGAACTCCTATGAACGTTGCAACATGATGCTCACTCCGCTGTCGGTTACGAATTTTCTGATATTTCCTCCCATCATGTTTGTGTCCAGTCTGACCCTGTTCATCAAAGTCAGATGCAGCTCCCAGCGACGCCAGCCAGGAAAGCTCTACATCGTTATCCTGCTCActgtcctcttcttcctcttttttgctGTTCCCCTCAGTATTGTCACCTTCCTCCAGAATTTGGGTAATCTTTTCAAAATTATCATTATCTCTTTCATGCTGGCCTCTATCAACAGCAGTATCAACCCAGCTATTTACTTCCTTGTTGGGAGCTATAGGAATCAACAGCTTAGGGGATCCATCAAACATACACTCCAGAGGGTTTTTGAAGATAAGGCAGATTCTAGAGAGGACAGGACTAGCGTTACTGCCACTTAA
- the LOC142015153 gene encoding mas-related G-protein coupled receptor member H-like, translating into MTEPNTTCLPPTETSFSYSDTNHRNECTRISFTGFSIYSVTLLICLLGLLGNGMVLWFFGFCIQRNPFTVYILNLGMADFGFLLLLAVFLTTEMVNILNCFHLDLSLFALLFLFTYNTSLYLLTAISIERCLAVFFPLWCQCHCPKHLSAIVCFLLWVLSSLLIGLVHYFCVSSVTAKCPMTFLPMHILNLLICIPIMVLSSVTLSIKVQCCSQQRQQRKLYAIILLIVLFFLLFAIPLSIQLFAVYFSYAFFSIEICFTLASINSSSNPFIYFLVGSYKKRQFRGSVKVVLQAVFEEKADTRETHREDQC; encoded by the coding sequence ATGACTGAGCCAAACACAACGTGCCTGCCTCCCACAGAGACCAGCTTCAGTTATTCTGATACCAATCACAGGAATGAATGCACCAGAATCAGTTTCACTGGCTTCTCCATTTACAGTGTCACTCTGCTCATctgcctgctggggctgctgggaaatGGGATGGTACTCTGGTTCTTTGGCTTCTGCATTCAGAGGAACCCCTTCACTGTCTACATCCTCAATCTGGGCATGGCTGACTTTGGGTTTCTCCTGTTGCTGGCTGTTTTCCTCACAACTGAGATGGTGAATATTTTAAACTGTTTTCATTTAGATTTGAGTCTTTTTGCTCTGCTGTTTCTGTTCACATACAACACCAGCCTGTATCTCCTGACAGCCATCAGCATTGAGCGGTGTCTAGCTGTCTTCTTCCCACTCTGGTGCCAATGCCACTGCCCAAAGCATTTGTCTGCCATTGTGTGTTTCTTGCTCTGGGTTTTGTCTTCCCTGCTCATTGGACTAGTGCATTATTTCTGTGTTTCTAGTGTTACTGCAAAGTGCCCCATGACATTCTTACCCATGCACATTCTCAATCTCCTGATTTGCATCCCCATTATGGTTCTGTCCAGTGTGACCCTATCCATCAAGGTCCAATGTTGCTCCCAGCAACGCCAGCAGAGAAAGCTCTACGCTATTATCCTTCTCATTGtcctcttctttcttctctttgccATTCCCTTGAGCATTCAGCTCTTTGCGGTTTATTTTAGCTATGCATTTTTCTCCATAGAGATATGTTTCACCCTGGCCTcaataaacagcagcagcaacccaTTTATTTACTTCCTAGTTGGGAGCTACAAGAAGCGGCAATTCCGGGGGTCTGTCAAGGTTGTACTCCAGGCAGTCTTTGAAGAGAAAGCAGACACCAGGGAAACCCACAGAGAAGACCAGTGCTGA
- the LOC142015151 gene encoding mas-related G-protein coupled receptor member H-like, which translates to MTELRTKFLLPTEPSLAYEITYNETDTTTDHLTPAINGITLLFCPFGLVGNGIMLWFLGFHIKRNPFTVYILNLAAADFGYLLCLALHTAIYKVRDYLYSLELLDLLYSLIVLVLFTYSTSLYILMAISTKRCASVLFPIWHRCRRPKHLSAIVCALLWALSCLLTGPATYICVSIYSEICNLMFIPLSVTNFLIVAPIMVVSSLTLFIKVRCSSQQRQPGKLYIVILLTILFFLLFATPFSIGIFTLHFRNVPDVIGNSFMQASINSSSNLVIYFLVGSYRNRQFRESVKNALQRVFEDKVESREDRARATSNSMATNLQESVLG; encoded by the coding sequence ATGACTGAGCTGAGGACAAAATTtctgctccccacagagcccagcctggcGTATGAAATCACATATAATGAGACTGATACCACAACAGATCATTTAACTCCAGCAATCAATGGTATTACTCTGCTTTTCTGCCCCTTTGGGCTGGTGGGAAATGGCATTATGCTCTGGTTCCTCGGCTTCCACATTAAGAGGAACCCCTTCACCGTCTACATCCtcaacctggctgctgctgactttGGCTACCTTCTCTGCTTGGCTCTTCACACAGCAATTTATAAAGTCAGGGATTATTTGTATAGTTTAGAATTATTAGACTTATTATATTCCCTTATCGTGCTGGTTCTCTTCACATACAGCACTAGCCTGTACATCCTGATGGCCATCAGCACCAAGCGGTGTGCATCTGTCCTTTTCCCCATCTGGCACCGATGCCGCCGCCCAAAGCACTTGTCTGCCATTGtctgtgccctgctctgggctCTCTCCTGCCTGCTCACTGGACCAGCAACTTATATCTGTGTTTCAATCTACTCTGAAATTTGTAACTTGATGTTCATTCCACTCTCAGTTACGAATTTTCTGATAGTTGCTCCCATCATGGTTGTGTCCAGTCTGACCCTGTTCATCAAGGTCCGATGCAGCTCCCAGCAACGCCAACCCGGAAAGCTCTACATTGTTATCCTGCTCActatcctcttcttcctcctctttgctaCTCCCTTCAGTATTGGCATCTTCACCCTGCATTTTCGTAATGTTCCTGATGTGATCGGTAACAGTTTCATGCAGGCctctatcaacagcagcagcaacctgGTGATTTACTTCCTTGTTGGGAGCTACAGGAATCGACAGTTCAGGGAATCTGTCAAAAATGCACTCCAGAGAGTTTTTGAAGATAAGGTAGAATCCAGAGAGGACAGGGCTAGGGCCACTTCAAACTCTATGGCAACCAACCTGCAAGAATCTGTTTTGGGCTAG